One genomic window of Roseateles sp. DAIF2 includes the following:
- a CDS encoding S8 family peptidase: protein MKPMLLRLSLLSSALALGYASTAVHAASEAEEARVIVRFKAAAQSVRAKPLALRARAMEAADIAQTRAYGLGLRTGRSLAARLSLDERTHVITARGMSSAALAQRLAQDGEVEMVVVDQRRRHYATPNDSYYMTGPSSGPAAGQWYLREPSAGIVSSINAPAAWDRTTGSNSIVVAVLDTGIRKDHPDLAAQIVGGYDMVGFSSGSSTALAIANDGNHADNDASDPGDWVTQADINGGSLGSTCTSEDVANSSWHGTRVAGLIAATSNNGQGIAGVAWGSKILPVRVLGKCGGYDSDIIAGMRWAAGVSVPGLPANPNPARVLNLSLGGSGSCGTTGIGALYRQAISEATARNAVVVAAAGNTEGLAVGLPGNCPGVITVAGLRHIGSKVGFSSLGSEVTLAAPGGNCVNVDANGNATGPCLYPILSTTNSGSQGPVANDERYVGGVGTSFSTPLVSGVVALMLAQQPSLTPSQVANLLRSTVRPFVSSGATAGIAQCQAPSATKQDECYCTTSTCGAGMLDAAAAVAAATPAPAPAPAPVPAPAPTPAPAPAPAADSGGGGGGGGGAAGWAWMLGLVAAGAALRGRSVRRPAPRPAQDET from the coding sequence ATGAAGCCCATGCTGCTGCGTTTGTCCCTGCTGAGCTCGGCCCTGGCGCTGGGCTATGCGTCCACTGCCGTCCATGCGGCCAGCGAGGCGGAGGAGGCCCGGGTGATCGTGCGCTTCAAGGCCGCGGCGCAGAGCGTGCGCGCCAAGCCGCTGGCGCTGCGCGCCCGCGCTATGGAGGCCGCCGACATCGCGCAGACCCGCGCCTATGGCCTGGGCCTGCGCACCGGTCGCAGCCTGGCCGCGCGGCTGAGCCTGGACGAGCGCACCCATGTGATCACCGCCCGCGGCATGAGCTCCGCCGCGCTGGCCCAGCGCCTGGCGCAGGACGGCGAGGTCGAGATGGTGGTGGTGGACCAGCGCCGCCGCCACTATGCGACACCCAATGACTCTTATTACATGACCGGCCCCTCAAGCGGTCCGGCCGCCGGTCAGTGGTATCTGCGCGAGCCGAGCGCGGGCATCGTCTCCAGCATCAATGCCCCGGCGGCCTGGGATCGCACCACCGGCAGCAACTCGATCGTCGTGGCGGTGCTCGATACCGGCATCCGCAAGGATCATCCGGACCTGGCCGCGCAGATCGTCGGCGGCTATGACATGGTCGGCTTCAGCAGCGGCAGTTCGACGGCACTGGCGATCGCCAACGACGGCAACCATGCCGACAACGACGCCTCCGATCCCGGTGATTGGGTCACTCAAGCCGACATCAACGGTGGCAGTCTGGGCAGTACTTGCACCAGCGAGGATGTGGCCAACAGCAGCTGGCATGGCACCCGTGTGGCCGGCCTGATCGCCGCGACCAGCAACAACGGCCAGGGCATCGCGGGCGTGGCCTGGGGCAGCAAGATCCTGCCGGTACGGGTGCTGGGCAAATGCGGCGGCTACGACTCCGACATCATCGCCGGCATGCGCTGGGCCGCCGGCGTCAGCGTGCCGGGACTGCCCGCCAACCCGAATCCGGCCCGGGTGTTGAACCTCAGCCTGGGCGGTAGCGGCAGCTGCGGCACCACGGGCATTGGCGCGCTGTATCGACAGGCCATCAGCGAGGCAACTGCACGCAATGCCGTTGTGGTTGCGGCTGCCGGCAATACCGAGGGCCTGGCGGTCGGCCTGCCCGGCAACTGCCCCGGCGTGATTACCGTGGCCGGCCTGCGCCATATCGGCTCCAAGGTCGGTTTCTCCAGCCTGGGCTCCGAGGTGACCCTGGCCGCACCGGGCGGCAACTGCGTCAATGTTGATGCCAATGGCAATGCGACCGGCCCCTGCCTGTATCCGATCCTCAGCACGACCAACAGCGGCAGCCAGGGGCCGGTGGCGAACGATGAGCGCTATGTCGGCGGCGTCGGCACCAGCTTCTCAACCCCGCTGGTCAGCGGCGTGGTGGCCCTGATGCTGGCCCAGCAGCCGAGCCTGACACCCAGTCAGGTCGCCAACCTGCTGCGCAGCACCGTGCGGCCCTTCGTGAGCAGCGGCGCGACCGCCGGCATCGCGCAATGCCAGGCGCCCAGCGCCACGAAGCAGGACGAGTGCTATTGCACCACCAGCACCTGCGGCGCCGGCATGCTGGATGCCGCCGCCGCGGTGGCGGCCGCGACCCCGGCGCCGGCTCCTGCTCCAGCCCCAGTGCCTGCTCCTGCGCCAACGCCCGCGCCAGCACCAGCTCCCGCTGCGGATAGTGGTGGTGGCGGAGGCGGCGGCGGTGGTGCCGCCGGCTGGGCCTGGATGCTCGGCTTGGTCGCGGCGGGCGCAGCCCTGCGCGGCCGTAGTGTGCGGCGCCCCGCACCGCGGCCGGCGCAAGACGAGACTTAA
- a CDS encoding HD domain-containing phosphohydrolase, giving the protein MDDEPSILSALRRLFRPEGYRVLLAESATAALALLETEPVDLVVSDMRMPVMDGAQFLEQVRRRWPELVRILLTGYADIGATIAAINRGEIHRYIAKPWEDQDLLLVVREGLTRRRLEQENRHLQRLTAAQNEQLQSANAELERRVLARTQEIAQINGFLEQAYAELEQQFLLSLDVFAGLLELREGGSAGHSRRVALLARRTAERLGLDPPTCQDVFSAGLLHEIGKIGLPDALLRKPVSTMNGEEQARYRQHNLNAEAALLALPRLQRAARFVRWQDERIDGRGLPDGLAGDELPRAAQALSLAVHYHGLLSGRLAAKRLGPTEAAAVIKQGAGLRYEPAVVAAFQQVLAEAPPEVESDWLIAAAELRPGMVLARDLLSPQGTLLLAAGFCFDAHKVRQIHEFIERGGVRLNLHVRRPPPTAATEAAHESAHPAR; this is encoded by the coding sequence GTGGACGATGAACCCTCGATCCTCAGCGCCCTGCGGCGCCTGTTCCGGCCCGAGGGCTACCGGGTGCTGCTGGCCGAGAGCGCAACCGCCGCGCTGGCCCTGCTCGAGACCGAGCCGGTGGACCTGGTGGTCTCCGACATGCGCATGCCGGTGATGGACGGAGCGCAGTTCCTCGAGCAGGTGCGGCGGCGCTGGCCCGAGCTGGTGCGCATCCTGCTGACCGGCTATGCCGACATCGGCGCCACCATCGCGGCGATCAACCGCGGCGAGATCCACCGCTACATCGCCAAGCCCTGGGAGGACCAGGACCTGCTGCTGGTGGTGCGCGAGGGCCTGACGCGGCGCCGGCTGGAGCAGGAGAACCGGCATCTGCAGCGGCTGACCGCGGCGCAGAACGAGCAGCTGCAGAGCGCCAATGCCGAGCTGGAGCGGCGCGTGCTGGCGCGCACGCAGGAGATCGCCCAGATCAACGGCTTCCTCGAGCAGGCCTATGCCGAACTGGAGCAGCAGTTCCTGCTCTCGCTGGACGTGTTCGCCGGCCTGCTGGAGCTGCGCGAGGGTGGCAGCGCCGGCCATTCGCGCCGGGTGGCGCTGCTGGCGCGCCGCACCGCTGAGCGCCTGGGGCTGGATCCGCCGACATGCCAGGACGTCTTCAGCGCCGGCCTGCTGCACGAGATCGGCAAGATCGGCCTGCCCGATGCGCTGCTGCGCAAGCCGGTCTCGACCATGAACGGCGAAGAACAGGCGCGCTACCGCCAGCACAACCTGAATGCCGAGGCCGCGCTGCTGGCCCTGCCGCGCCTGCAGCGCGCCGCGCGCTTCGTGCGCTGGCAGGATGAGCGCATCGACGGCCGCGGCCTGCCCGACGGGTTGGCCGGCGACGAACTGCCGCGCGCGGCCCAGGCCCTGAGCCTGGCGGTCCATTACCACGGTCTGCTGTCGGGCCGGCTGGCGGCGAAGCGGCTGGGGCCGACCGAGGCTGCGGCGGTGATCAAGCAGGGCGCCGGCCTGCGCTATGAGCCGGCCGTCGTCGCGGCCTTCCAGCAGGTGCTGGCCGAGGCCCCGCCGGAGGTCGAGTCGGACTGGCTGATCGCCGCGGCCGAGCTGCGCCCGGGCATGGTGCTGGCCCGCGATCTGCTGAGCCCGCAGGGCACCCTGCTGCTGGCCGCCGGCTTCTGCTTCGACGCCCACAAGGTGCGGCAGATCCACGAGTTCATCGAACGCGGCGGCGTCCGGCTCAATCTGCATGTGCGCCGGCCGCCCCCCACCGCAGCCACGGAGGCCGCCCATGAATCCGCGCATCCTGCTCGTTGA
- a CDS encoding DNA topoisomerase III, with amino-acid sequence MSKSLIIAEKPSVAQDIVRALTPQSGKFDKHDEYFENDEYVVSSAVGHLVEIKAPEEFDVKRGKWSFAHLPVIPPHFDLNPIDKSKGRLNALVKLIKRKDVTGLINACDAGREGELIFRLIVQYAGTAKTAVNKPVQRLWLQSMTPQAIRDGFDKLRSDTQMLPLADAARCRSEADWLVGINGTRAMTAFNSRDGGFFLTTVGRVQTPTLSIVVEREEKIRKHVYRDYWEVRGTFDAVAGQYEGKWFDPKWKKDEHDAERKADRLWTLAEAEAIAAAAQGQPATVTEESKPSTQASPGLYDLTTLQREANSRFGFSAKTTLSLAQALYEKHKVLTYPRTDSRYLPEDYLSVAKQTAEVLASEELPISLMPLATHAATALKNGYIKPTKKVFDNSKVSDHFAIIPTLQTPKSLTDAEAKLYDMVVKRFLAVFFPPAEFQVTTRISTVKAAGKEFAFQTNGKVLVKPGWQAVYGKEATDENAEPGTSGAMLVPVAPGEVVRTESVDVKALQTKPPARYSEATLLSAMEGAGKLVEDDELREAMAEKGLGTPATRAAIIEGLLTEKYMLREGRELIPTAKAFQLMTLLRGLGVDELTKPELTGNWEHQLSEMEKGRLKREAFMAEIAAMTEKVVRKAKEYDRDTIPGDYATLKAPCPKCAGVVKENYRRFSCTGKSGEGEGCGFSIGKIPGGRSFELHEVEQFLRDKKIGPLEGFRSKAGWPFTAELALVFDSEIDNWKLEFDFGEDAKKAEENGEPVDFGDQASLGACPKCQGHVYEYGSNYVCEHAVGANVTCDFKSGKIILQQPIEPAQVHKLLSLGKTDLLENFVSNKTRRKFKAYLAYDKKTGKVAFEFEPRAAKAPPRSSAAAKSAAPAEAETAAPPAKKAAAAKKVVRKAAKKA; translated from the coding sequence ATGAGCAAGTCCCTGATCATTGCCGAGAAGCCATCTGTTGCGCAGGACATCGTGCGGGCGCTGACGCCGCAGTCCGGCAAGTTCGACAAGCATGACGAGTATTTCGAGAACGACGAGTACGTGGTCTCGTCCGCCGTCGGCCATCTGGTCGAGATCAAGGCGCCGGAGGAATTCGACGTCAAGCGCGGCAAGTGGAGCTTCGCCCACCTGCCGGTGATCCCGCCGCATTTCGACCTGAACCCGATCGACAAGAGCAAGGGCCGGCTCAACGCCCTGGTCAAGCTGATCAAGCGCAAGGACGTGACCGGCCTGATCAACGCCTGTGACGCGGGCCGCGAAGGGGAGCTGATCTTCCGCCTGATCGTGCAATACGCCGGCACCGCCAAGACCGCGGTCAACAAGCCGGTGCAGCGCCTGTGGCTGCAGTCGATGACGCCGCAGGCGATCCGCGACGGCTTCGACAAGCTGCGCAGCGACACCCAGATGCTGCCGCTGGCCGACGCCGCGCGCTGCCGCTCCGAGGCCGACTGGCTGGTCGGCATCAACGGCACCCGCGCGATGACCGCCTTCAATTCGCGCGATGGCGGCTTCTTCCTGACCACCGTCGGCCGGGTGCAGACGCCGACCCTGTCGATCGTCGTCGAGCGCGAGGAGAAGATCCGCAAGCATGTCTACCGCGACTACTGGGAGGTGCGCGGCACGTTTGATGCCGTCGCCGGCCAGTACGAGGGCAAGTGGTTCGACCCGAAGTGGAAGAAGGACGAGCACGACGCCGAGCGCAAGGCCGACCGTCTCTGGACCCTGGCCGAGGCCGAGGCCATCGCCGCCGCTGCCCAAGGCCAGCCGGCCACGGTCACCGAGGAAAGCAAGCCCAGCACCCAGGCCAGCCCGGGCCTCTATGACCTGACCACCCTGCAGCGCGAGGCCAACTCGCGCTTCGGCTTCTCGGCCAAGACCACGCTGAGCCTGGCCCAGGCCCTATATGAAAAGCACAAGGTGCTGACCTACCCGCGGACCGACTCGCGCTACCTGCCGGAGGACTATCTCAGCGTGGCCAAGCAGACCGCCGAGGTGCTGGCCAGCGAGGAGCTGCCGATCAGCCTGATGCCGCTGGCCACCCATGCCGCCACCGCGCTGAAGAACGGCTATATCAAGCCGACCAAGAAGGTGTTCGACAACAGCAAGGTCTCGGACCACTTCGCGATCATCCCGACCCTGCAGACGCCCAAGAGCCTGACCGATGCCGAGGCCAAGCTCTACGACATGGTGGTCAAGCGCTTCCTGGCGGTGTTCTTCCCGCCGGCCGAGTTCCAGGTCACGACCCGCATCTCCACCGTCAAGGCCGCCGGCAAGGAATTCGCCTTCCAGACCAATGGCAAGGTGCTGGTCAAGCCGGGCTGGCAGGCCGTCTACGGCAAGGAGGCGACCGACGAGAACGCCGAGCCGGGCACCAGCGGCGCGATGCTGGTGCCGGTGGCCCCGGGCGAGGTGGTGCGCACCGAGAGCGTGGACGTGAAGGCGCTGCAGACCAAGCCGCCGGCGCGCTACAGCGAAGCGACGCTGCTGTCGGCGATGGAAGGCGCGGGCAAGCTGGTCGAGGACGACGAGCTGCGCGAGGCGATGGCCGAGAAGGGCCTGGGCACGCCGGCCACGCGCGCCGCAATCATCGAAGGCCTGCTGACCGAGAAATACATGCTGCGCGAGGGCCGCGAGCTGATCCCGACCGCCAAGGCCTTCCAGCTGATGACCCTGCTGCGCGGCCTGGGCGTCGACGAGCTGACCAAGCCCGAGCTGACCGGCAACTGGGAGCACCAGCTGTCCGAGATGGAGAAGGGCCGCCTGAAGCGCGAGGCCTTCATGGCCGAGATCGCCGCGATGACCGAGAAGGTGGTCCGCAAGGCCAAGGAATACGACCGCGACACCATCCCCGGCGACTACGCCACCCTGAAGGCGCCCTGCCCGAAATGCGCCGGCGTCGTGAAGGAGAACTACCGCCGCTTCAGCTGCACCGGCAAGTCCGGCGAGGGCGAGGGCTGCGGCTTCTCGATCGGCAAGATCCCGGGCGGCCGCAGCTTCGAGCTGCATGAGGTCGAGCAGTTCCTGCGTGACAAGAAGATCGGCCCGCTGGAGGGCTTCCGCTCCAAGGCCGGCTGGCCCTTCACCGCCGAGCTGGCCCTGGTGTTCGATAGCGAGATCGACAACTGGAAGCTGGAGTTCGACTTCGGCGAGGATGCGAAGAAGGCCGAGGAGAACGGCGAGCCGGTCGACTTCGGCGACCAGGCCTCGCTGGGCGCCTGTCCCAAGTGCCAGGGCCATGTCTACGAGTACGGCAGCAACTATGTCTGCGAGCATGCCGTCGGCGCCAACGTGACCTGCGATTTCAAGAGCGGCAAGATCATCCTGCAGCAGCCCATCGAGCCGGCGCAGGTGCACAAGCTGCTGAGCCTGGGCAAGACCGACCTGCTGGAGAACTTCGTCTCCAACAAGACCCGCCGCAAGTTCAAGGCCTATCTGGCCTACGACAAGAAGACCGGCAAGGTGGCCTTCGAGTTCGAGCCGCGCGCCGCCAAGGCGCCGCCGCGTTCATCGGCCGCTGCCAAATCGGCCGCCCCGGCCGAGGCGGAGACGGCCGCGCCGCCGGCCAAGAAGGCGGCAGCGGCGAAGAAGGTGGTGCGCAAGGCGGCCAAGAAGGCCTGA
- a CDS encoding hemerythrin domain-containing protein: MEPKTLRIIRAEHGALAAMLHTLALMARQPRPDFDALRAMLFYVDEFPERLHHPKESELLFARLRALAPQARELLDRLDADHARGERAVRALQHALLAYELLGEPRRQAFEAAALRYVDAYLEHMGLEEREVLPLALRLLGPEDWAELDEAFAANRDPLTGHAPDEPYQALFARILRLVPAPLGLGAPN; this comes from the coding sequence ATGGAGCCCAAGACCCTTCGCATCATCCGCGCCGAGCATGGCGCGCTGGCCGCGATGCTGCACACGCTGGCCCTGATGGCGCGCCAGCCGCGTCCCGATTTCGACGCGCTGCGCGCGATGCTGTTCTATGTCGACGAGTTCCCCGAGCGCCTGCACCATCCGAAGGAGAGCGAGCTGCTGTTCGCCCGCCTGCGCGCGCTGGCGCCGCAGGCACGCGAGCTGCTGGACCGGCTGGACGCCGACCATGCCCGCGGCGAGCGCGCGGTGCGCGCGCTGCAGCATGCGCTGCTGGCCTACGAGCTGCTCGGCGAACCGCGCCGCCAGGCCTTCGAGGCCGCCGCGCTGCGCTATGTGGACGCCTATCTGGAGCATATGGGCCTCGAGGAGCGCGAGGTGCTGCCGCTGGCGCTGCGCCTGCTAGGCCCCGAGGACTGGGCCGAGCTGGACGAGGCCTTCGCCGCCAACCGCGATCCGCTGACCGGCCACGCGCCGGACGAGCCCTACCAGGCCCTGTTCGCGCGCATCCTGCGCCTGGTGCCGGCGCCGCTGGGGCTGGGCGCGCCGAACTGA
- a CDS encoding biotin--[acetyl-CoA-carboxylase] ligase, translated as MAEHQHWGVEALWQDLEPLLPGMSIEVLARAESTNTALLERVRGESRTHSSFEPSPYGRRAHDLQPCLLVAEHQTHGRGRMGRSWHAAPGASLTFSLSLPLAPADWSGLSLVVGCAVADALEPLEAGSDAAPRLQLKWPNDIWLDGRKLGGILIETVPAGAQRVVVVGVGLNIHASDPQGQVGGEQPHYNTGYASLSELDARYTAPAVLARIARPLIRALLDFPQGGFAAWEQAYARRDYLKGRQITAGAQEGLAQGVNAQGELLLQTAAGPQAVVSGEVSVRLAGAAPQDGGR; from the coding sequence ATGGCCGAACATCAACATTGGGGCGTCGAGGCCCTCTGGCAAGACCTGGAACCGCTGCTGCCCGGCATGAGCATCGAGGTGCTGGCGCGCGCCGAGTCCACCAACACGGCCCTGCTGGAGCGGGTGCGCGGCGAGAGCCGCACCCATTCGAGCTTCGAGCCCAGCCCCTACGGCCGGCGCGCCCATGACCTACAGCCCTGCCTGCTGGTGGCCGAGCACCAGACCCATGGCCGCGGCCGCATGGGCCGCTCCTGGCATGCGGCGCCGGGCGCCTCGCTGACCTTCTCGCTGTCGCTGCCGCTGGCGCCGGCCGACTGGTCGGGCCTGTCCCTGGTGGTCGGCTGCGCGGTCGCGGATGCGCTGGAACCGCTGGAAGCGGGCTCGGACGCAGCACCGCGCCTGCAGCTGAAATGGCCCAACGACATCTGGCTGGACGGCCGCAAGCTGGGCGGCATCCTGATCGAGACCGTGCCCGCCGGCGCGCAGCGCGTGGTGGTGGTCGGCGTCGGCCTGAACATCCATGCCTCCGACCCCCAGGGCCAGGTCGGCGGCGAGCAGCCGCACTACAACACCGGCTATGCCAGCCTGAGCGAGCTGGACGCGCGCTACACCGCCCCGGCGGTGCTGGCGCGCATCGCCCGGCCGCTGATCCGGGCCCTGCTGGACTTCCCGCAGGGCGGCTTCGCGGCCTGGGAACAGGCCTATGCGCGGCGCGACTACCTGAAGGGCCGCCAGATCACGGCCGGCGCCCAGGAGGGCCTGGCCCAGGGCGTCAATGCCCAGGGCGAGCTGCTGCTGCAGACCGCGGCCGGCCCGCAGGCCGTCGTCAGCGGCGAGGTCAGCGTGCGCCTGGCCGGCGCGGCACCGCAGGACGGGGGCCGCTGA
- a CDS encoding SET domain-containing protein, producing MTQDAAPKTSRNRLQVKRSGVHGRGVYAARHLEAGATLIEYTGERISWDEALRRHPHDPKQPDHTFYFHIEGGNVIDALYGGNSSRWINHSCEPNCEAEETDDGRVFIRALRDLLPGEELFYDYGLVIDERYTPKLKKQFACYCGSEGCRGTMLAPKR from the coding sequence ATGACGCAAGACGCCGCTCCCAAGACCTCACGCAATCGCCTTCAGGTCAAACGCTCGGGCGTGCATGGACGCGGCGTCTACGCCGCCCGGCACCTCGAGGCCGGCGCGACCCTGATCGAGTACACCGGCGAGCGCATCAGCTGGGACGAGGCGCTGCGCCGCCATCCGCACGACCCCAAGCAGCCCGACCACACCTTCTATTTCCATATCGAGGGCGGGAACGTGATCGACGCGCTGTACGGCGGCAACAGCTCGCGCTGGATCAACCATTCCTGCGAACCGAACTGCGAGGCCGAGGAAACCGACGACGGCCGGGTCTTCATCCGGGCGCTGCGCGACCTGCTGCCGGGCGAGGAGTTGTTCTATGACTACGGTCTGGTGATCGACGAGCGCTACACCCCCAAGCTGAAAAAACAGTTCGCCTGTTATTGCGGCAGCGAAGGCTGTCGTGGCACGATGCTTGCGCCGAAGCGATAG
- the tkt gene encoding transketolase, giving the protein MADTAAVQNTSLMANAIRALAMDAVQQANSGHPGAPMGMAEIAVALWGRHLRHNPANPHWADRDRFVLSNGHGSMLIYALLHLTGYALPIEELKNFRQLHSKTPGHPEVGITPGVETTTGPLGQGITNAVGLALAEKMLAKEFNREQHSIVDHHTYVFLGDGCLMEGISHEACALAGAWKLNKLIAIYDDNGISIDGQVAPWFIDDTAKRFEAYGWNVIGPVDGHDVEAVDAAIARAKTSSDKPTLVIAKTHIGKGSPNRANTAKAHGEPLGVEEIKLTRDALGWVHEPFHLPAEVYNEWDAKDAGENLEQAWDARFDAYAEAHPELAAEFQRRMAGVLPENFAQIAVDAVVKAHTEAQTVASRKASQLALEAFTAALPELLGGSADLTGSNLTNTKSTPAFRLEVDGSANGGRHINYGVREFGMAAIMNGIALHGGYIPYGGTFLTFSDYSRNAIRMAALMKQRVIHVFTHDSIGLGEDGPTHQSIEHVSSLRLIPGLDVWRPADTTETVVAWTMAIGNAQRPSVLALSRQNLNYAPKTAVDEIAKGGYVLSEPAAIGLKNKKAQAVIIATGSEVQLALAAQQQLAVAGIAVRVVSMPSTNVFDRQDAKYKASVLPEGLPRIAVEMGVTDFWWKYRCAAVVGIDSYGESAPAGVLFKHFGFTAENVADTVKVAIGAARLKARK; this is encoded by the coding sequence ATGGCCGATACCGCTGCCGTCCAGAACACCTCCCTGATGGCCAACGCCATCCGCGCATTGGCGATGGACGCCGTGCAGCAGGCCAATTCCGGCCATCCGGGCGCGCCGATGGGCATGGCCGAGATCGCCGTCGCGCTGTGGGGCCGCCATCTGCGCCACAACCCGGCCAATCCGCATTGGGCCGACCGCGACCGTTTCGTGCTGTCCAACGGCCATGGCTCGATGCTGATCTATGCGCTGCTGCACCTCACCGGTTACGCGCTGCCGATCGAGGAGCTGAAGAACTTCCGCCAGCTGCACAGCAAGACCCCGGGCCACCCCGAGGTGGGCATCACCCCCGGCGTCGAGACCACCACCGGTCCGCTGGGCCAGGGCATCACCAACGCGGTGGGCCTGGCGCTGGCCGAGAAGATGCTGGCCAAGGAGTTCAACCGCGAACAGCATTCGATCGTCGACCACCACACCTATGTGTTCCTGGGCGACGGCTGCCTGATGGAGGGCATCAGCCACGAAGCCTGCGCGCTGGCCGGCGCCTGGAAGCTGAACAAGCTGATCGCGATCTACGACGACAACGGCATCTCGATCGACGGCCAGGTCGCGCCCTGGTTCATCGACGACACCGCCAAGCGCTTCGAGGCCTATGGCTGGAACGTGATCGGCCCGGTGGACGGCCATGACGTTGAGGCGGTGGACGCGGCGATCGCCCGCGCCAAGACCAGCAGCGACAAGCCGACCCTGGTGATCGCCAAGACCCATATCGGCAAGGGCTCGCCGAACCGCGCCAACACCGCCAAGGCGCATGGCGAGCCGCTGGGCGTCGAGGAGATCAAGCTGACCCGCGACGCGCTGGGCTGGGTGCACGAACCCTTCCACCTGCCGGCCGAGGTCTACAACGAGTGGGACGCCAAGGACGCCGGCGAGAACCTCGAGCAGGCCTGGGATGCGCGCTTCGACGCCTATGCCGAGGCCCATCCCGAGCTGGCCGCCGAGTTCCAGCGCCGCATGGCCGGCGTGCTGCCGGAGAACTTCGCGCAGATCGCGGTCGATGCGGTCGTGAAGGCGCATACCGAGGCCCAGACCGTGGCCAGCCGCAAGGCCAGCCAGCTGGCGCTGGAGGCCTTCACCGCCGCGCTGCCCGAGCTGCTGGGCGGCAGCGCCGACCTGACCGGCTCGAACCTGACCAACACCAAGAGCACGCCGGCCTTCCGCCTGGAAGTCGACGGCAGCGCCAACGGCGGCCGCCACATCAACTACGGCGTGCGCGAGTTCGGCATGGCCGCGATCATGAACGGCATCGCGCTGCATGGCGGCTACATCCCCTACGGCGGCACCTTCCTGACCTTCAGCGACTACAGCCGCAACGCGATCCGCATGGCCGCGCTGATGAAGCAGCGCGTGATCCATGTGTTCACGCATGACTCGATCGGCCTGGGCGAGGACGGCCCGACGCACCAGTCGATCGAGCATGTCTCCAGCCTGCGCCTGATCCCCGGCCTGGACGTCTGGCGCCCGGCCGACACGACCGAGACGGTGGTGGCCTGGACCATGGCGATCGGCAATGCTCAGCGCCCCAGCGTGCTGGCCCTGAGCCGCCAGAACCTGAACTACGCGCCGAAGACCGCGGTGGACGAGATCGCCAAGGGCGGCTACGTGCTGAGCGAGCCGGCCGCGATCGGCCTGAAGAACAAGAAGGCCCAGGCGGTGATCATCGCCACCGGCTCCGAGGTGCAGCTGGCGCTGGCCGCGCAGCAGCAACTGGCGGTGGCCGGCATCGCGGTGCGCGTGGTGTCGATGCCTTCGACCAATGTGTTCGACCGCCAGGACGCCAAGTACAAGGCCAGCGTGCTGCCCGAGGGCCTGCCGCGCATCGCGGTGGAAATGGGCGTCACCGATTTCTGGTGGAAGTACCGCTGCGCCGCCGTGGTGGGCATCGACAGCTACGGCGAGTCGGCCCCGGCCGGCGTGCTGTTCAAGCATTTCGGCTTCACCGCCGAGAACGTGGCCGACACGGTCAAGGTCGCGATCGGCGCGGCCCGCCTGAAGGCACGCAAGTGA
- the gap gene encoding type I glyceraldehyde-3-phosphate dehydrogenase, translating into MTIKIGINGFGRIGRMVFRAAVANFKDIEVVGINDLLEPDYLAYMLKYDSVHGKFEGDVAVDGNTLIVNGKRIRLTAVKDPSELKWGEVGADIVVESTGLFLSKDTAEKHLAAGAKKVVMSAPSKDDTPMFVFGVNDKTYAGQAIISNASCTTNCLAPLAKVLNDKWGIKRGLMTTVHAATATQKTVDGPSNKDWRGGRGILENIIPSSTGAAKAVGVVIPELNKKLTGMSFRVPTSDVSVVDLTVELNNEASYKDICAEFKAQSEGALKGVLGYTEDKVVATDFRGDARTSIFDAEAGIALDGTFVKLVAWYDNEWGYSNKVLEMVRVIAK; encoded by the coding sequence GTGACGATCAAGATCGGTATCAACGGCTTCGGCCGCATCGGCCGCATGGTGTTCCGCGCTGCCGTGGCCAACTTCAAGGACATCGAGGTCGTGGGCATCAACGACCTGCTGGAGCCCGACTACCTGGCCTACATGCTCAAGTACGACAGCGTGCACGGCAAGTTCGAGGGCGATGTCGCCGTCGACGGCAACACCCTGATCGTCAACGGCAAGCGCATCCGCCTGACCGCGGTCAAGGATCCGTCCGAGCTGAAGTGGGGCGAGGTCGGCGCCGACATCGTGGTCGAGTCCACCGGCCTGTTCCTGAGCAAGGACACCGCCGAGAAGCACCTGGCCGCCGGCGCCAAGAAGGTCGTGATGTCTGCCCCGTCGAAGGACGACACTCCGATGTTCGTCTTCGGCGTCAACGACAAGACCTACGCCGGCCAGGCCATCATCTCGAACGCCAGCTGCACCACCAACTGCCTGGCCCCGCTGGCCAAGGTGCTGAACGACAAGTGGGGCATCAAGCGCGGCCTGATGACCACCGTGCACGCCGCCACCGCGACCCAGAAGACCGTCGACGGCCCGAGCAACAAGGACTGGCGCGGCGGCCGCGGCATCCTGGAGAACATCATCCCCAGCAGCACCGGCGCCGCCAAGGCCGTCGGCGTGGTGATCCCCGAGCTGAACAAGAAGCTGACCGGCATGAGCTTCCGCGTGCCGACCAGCGACGTCTCGGTGGTCGACCTGACCGTCGAGCTGAACAACGAGGCCAGCTACAAGGACATCTGCGCCGAGTTCAAGGCCCAGTCCGAAGGCGCGCTGAAGGGCGTGCTGGGCTATACCGAGGACAAGGTGGTCGCCACCGACTTCCGCGGCGACGCCCGCACCTCGATCTTCGACGCCGAGGCCGGCATCGCGCTGGACGGCACCTTCGTCAAGCTGGTCGCCTGGTACGACAACGAGTGGGGCTACTCCAACAAGGTGCTGGAGATGGTGCGCGTGATCGCCAAGTAA